From one Solanum lycopersicum chromosome 12, SLM_r2.1 genomic stretch:
- the LOC101262083 gene encoding potassium transporter 4: MHRVDIDHERDSMEQPPSPAAGQTQLERRKGTLASKFMLVNISSNLLLAYQSLGVVYGDVGTSPLYVYRSIFVGKLQNYQTSEAIFGAFSLIFWTITLIPLLKYVFVVLSADDNGEGGTFALYSLLCRHAKFSLLPNQQAADEELSAYKYGFSGQSTSCLSLKRFLEKHKKSRTILLIVVLLGACMVIGDGVLTPAMSVISSMSGIQAATEHLSHGGVLILSCIILVGLFALQHSGTHRVGFLFAPIVTIWLISIFLIGLYNTIFWNPKIVSALSPYYIVKFFKETGKDGWVSLGGVLLSIAGSEAMFADLGHFTATSMRIAFPFFVYPCLVVQYMGQAAFLSKNIDSIPNSFYNSVPDSLYWPVFVIATLSAIVGSQAVITATFSIVKQCNALGCFPRVKIVHTSKHIKGQIYVPEINWILMILTLAVAVGFQDTTLIGNAYGLACMTVMFITTFLMALVIIFVWQKSVALAIPFLLLFGIIEGVYLSSACIKIPQGGWVSLVLSFAFLTIMFVWHYGTRKKYNFDLHNKVPLKWLLGLGPSLGIVRVPGIGLIYSELATGIPSIFSHFVTNLPAFHNVMVFVCVKSVPVPFVPPEERFLIGRICPRPYRMYRCIARYGYKDIQRDNGNFEDLLIQSIAEFIQMEAVEPQLSSSESPSFDGRMAVISTRSVQSGSTLLVSEEDYGITNSIQSSKSLTLQSLRSAGDDENPQMRRRRVRFRLPENPGMDPAVRDELSDLIDAKDAGVAYIMGHSYVKARRSASFMKKLVIDIGYSFLRKNCRGPAVALNIPHISLIEVGMIYYV, from the exons ATGCATCGAGTTGATATTGATCATGAGCGAGACTCCATGGAGCAACCACCTTCTCCTGCTGCTGGACAAACCCAACTTGAGAGGAGAAAAGGGACATTGGCTTCCAAG TTTATGCTGGTGAACATTTCCAGTAATCTACTACTGGCTTACCAAAGTCTGGGGGTGGTATATGGAGATGTGGGCACTTCTCCGCTTTACGTCTATAGGAGTATTTTTGTGGGGAAGTTGCAAAATTATCAGACTTCAGAAGCAATATTTGGTGCCTTTTCTCTAATCTTCTGGACAATAACACTCATTCCTTTGCTCAAATATGTATTTGTTGTATTAAGTGCAGATGATAATGGTGAAG GTGGTACATTTGCTCTTTACTCTCTGTTGTGTAGACATGCAAAGTTTAGTCTACTTCCCAACCAACAGGCAGCAGATGAGGAGCTATCTGCTTACAAATATGGCTTTTCGGGGCAGTCGACATCATGTTTATCATTGAAGAGATTTCTTGAGAAGCATAAGAAGTCACGTACAATACTCCTTATTGTTGTATTATTAGGTGCTTGTATGGTCATAGGAGATGGTGTTCTGACTCCTGCAATGTCAG TTATATCATCAATGTCAGGGATCCAGGCTGCTACTGAACACCTATCTCATG GTGGTGTGCTTATTCTCTCGTGCATAATATTGGTTGGCCTGTTTGCCTTGCAGCATTCTGGAACACACAGGGTTGGATTCTTGTTTGCTCCTATAGTGACTATCTGGTTGATATCTATTTTTCTCATTGGGCTGTATAATACTATATTTTGGAATCCCAAAATTGTGTCTGCACTTTCTCCATATTATATCGTCAAGTTCTTTAAGGAAACTGGGAAAGATGGTTGGGTTTCCTTAGGAGGTGTCCTCCTCTCAATTGCAG GTTCTGAAGCTATGTTTGCAGATCTTGGTCATTTCACTGCCACCTCAATGAGG ATTGCATTTCCTTTTTTTGTATACCCTTGCTTGGTGGTACAGTACATGGGTCAGGCTGCTTTTCTGTCCAAAAACATTGATTCAATTCCAAATAGTTTCTATAATTCAGTACCCG ACAGCTTATATTGGCCTGTCTTTGTTATTGCTACCCTTTCAGCCATTGTTGGCAGTCAGGCTGTAATCACTGCTACATTCTCCATTGTGAAGCAATGTAATGCACTGGGTTGCTTCCCACGAGTCAAGATTGTCCACACGTCAAAGCATATTAAAGGACAGATCTATGTCCCAGAAATAAATTGGATCCTAATGATTTTGACCCTTGCTGTGGCTGTTGGATTTCAGGACACCACTTTAATAGGAAATGCATATG gTCTAGCTTGCATGACAGTTATGTTTATCACGACATTTCTCATGGCGCTTGTCATAATCTTTGTCTGGCAAAAAAGTGTAGCACTTGCAATTCCTTTTCTCCTTTTATTCGGAATCATCGAAGGCGTCTACCTGTCTTCTGCATGCATCAAGATCCCACAAGGAGGATGGGTCTCCCTTGTGCTCTCTTTTGCCTTCTTGACTATCATGTTTGTCTGGCACTATGGAACTCGCAAGAAGTACAACTTTGATCTTCACAATAAAGTTCCATTGAAATGGCTCCTTGGCTTGGGCCCCAGCCTCGGTATTGTTCGTGTGCCAGGGATAGGGCTGATATACTCTGAATTGGCAACAGGaattccatccatcttctctcaCTTTGTTACAAATCTCCCTGCATTTCACAATGTGATGGTGTTTGTATGTGTCAAATCTGTTCCAGTACCATTTGTCCCACCCGAGGAGCGCTTCCTCATTGGTCGCATCTGCCCAAGACCCTATCGCATGTACCGTTGCATTGCCAGATATGGTTACAAGGACATACAGCGAGACAATGGGAACTTTGAGGACCTTCTCATCCAGAGTATAGCAGAGTTCATCCAAATGGAAGCTGTAGAACCACAACTCTCAAGCTCCGAGAGTCCATCATTTGATGGAAGGATGGCAGTCATAAGCACAAGAAGTGTACAGTCAGGCTCAACATTACTCGTCTCAGAGGAGGATTATGGTATTACTAACTCCATTCAAAGCAGCAAATCTTTAACGCTCCAAAGTCTAAGATCTGCTGGTGATGATGAGAACCCACAGATGAGGAGGCGCAGAGTAAGGTTTCGCTTGCCAGAAAACCCTGGCATGGATCCAGCTGTTCGGGATGAGCTTTCAGATCTAATAGATGCAAAAGATGCAGGTGTTGCATATATAATGGGACACTCTTACGTGAAGGCGAGGAGATCAGCTTCTTTCATGAAGAAGCTAGTTATCGACATTGGTTATTCATTTCTGCGCAAAAACTGTAGGGGTCCTGCTGTGGCACTTAATATTCCTCACATTAGTCTCATTGAAGTTGGCATGATATACTATGTCTAA